In a genomic window of Rhinopithecus roxellana isolate Shanxi Qingling chromosome 2, ASM756505v1, whole genome shotgun sequence:
- the MEPE gene encoding LOW QUALITY PROTEIN: matrix extracellular phosphoglycoprotein (The sequence of the model RefSeq protein was modified relative to this genomic sequence to represent the inferred CDS: inserted 1 base in 1 codon): MRVFCVGLLLLSVTWAAPTFQPQTEKTKQSCVEEQRITYKGHHEKHGHYVFKCVYTSPGKKNQTDVKEEKNKDNIGFHHLGKRRNQELSSKENIVQERKKDLSLFEASENNGSSKSQNYFTNRQRLNKEYSISNKENIHNGLRMSIYPKSTGNKRFEDGDDAISKLHDQEEYGAALMRNNMQHMMEPVTAIKLLGEENKQNKPKNVLNKIPASMNYAKAHSKDKKKPQRDSQVQKVPVKSKSTHRTQHNIDYPKHLSKVKKIPSDFEGSGYTDLQERGDNDMSPFSGDGQPXKDIPGTGEATGPDLEGKDIQTGFAGPSEAESTNLDTKEPGYNEIPEREENGGNTIGTGDETAKEADAVDVSLVEGNNDIMGSTNFKELPGREGNRVDAGGQNAHQGKVEFHYPPVPSKEKRKEGSSDATESTNYNEIPKNGKGSARKGVDDSNRNQAALHEKQRFPSKGKGQSLPIPSRGLDNEIKTEMDSLNGPSNENITHSRKYHYVPHRQNNSTRNKGMPHRKGSWGRQPYSNRRFSSRRRDDSSESSDSGSSSESDGD, from the exons ATGCGAGTTTTCTGTGTGGGACTACTCCTTTTGAGTGTGACCTGGGCAGCACCA ACATTTCAACCGCAGACTGAGAAAACTAAGCAAAGCTGTGTGGAAGAGCAGAGG ATAACATACAAGGGTCACCATGAGAAACATGGACATTATGTTTTTAAGTGTGTTTACACGTCACCTGGGAAGAAAAATCAAACTGATGTAAAG gaagagaaaaacaaagacaatattGGTTTTCACCATTTGGGCAAGAGAAGAAATCAAGAGCTATCATCTAAAGAAAATATTgtccaggaaagaaagaaagatttgtcCCTTTTTGAAGCCAGTGAGAATAACGGAAGTAGTAAATctcaaaattatttcacaaatagACAGAGACTGAATAAAGAATATAGTATCAGTAACAAAGAGAATATTCACAATGGCCTGAGGATGTCAATTTATCCTAAGTCAACTGGGAATAAACGGTTTGAGGATGGAGATGATGCTATCAGCAAACTACATGACCAAGAAGAATATGGCGCAGCTCTCATGAGAAATAACATGCAACATATGATGGAGCCAGTGACTGCGATTAAACTCCTGggggaagaaaacaaacagaacaaaccTAAGAATGTTCTAAACAAAATTCCAGCAAGTATGAACTATGCTAAAGCACACTCGAAGGATAAAAAGAAGCCTCAAAGAGATTCCCAAGTCCAGAAAGTTCCAGTAAAAAGCAAAAGCACCCATCGTACTCAACACAACATTGACTACCCAAAACATCtctcaaaagtcaaaaaaatccCCAGTGATTTTGAAGGCAGCGGTTACACAGATCTTCAAGAGAGAGGGGACAATGATATGTCTCCTTTCAGTGGGGACGGCCAAC TTAAGGACATTCCTGGTACAGGAGAAGCTACTGGTCCTGACCTAGAAGGCAAAGATATTCAAACAGGGTTTGCAGGCCCAAGTGAAGCTGAGAGTACTAATCTTGACACAAAAGAGCCAGGTTATAATGAGatcccagaaagagaagaaaatggcgGAAATACCATTGGAACTGGGGATGAAACGGCGAAAGAGGCAGATGCTGTTGATGTCAGTCTTGTAGAGGGCAACAACGATATCATGGGTAGTACCAATTTTAAGGAACTCCctggaagagaaggaaacagagtgGATGCTGGCGGCCAAAATGCTCACCAAGGGAAGGTTGAGTTTCATTACCCTCCTGTAccctcaaaagagaaaagaaaagaaggcagtaGCGATGCAACTGAAAGTACCAACTATAATGAAATTCCTAAAAACGGCAAAGGCAGTGCCAGAAAGGGTGTAGATGACTCTAATAGGAACCAAGCAGCCTTACATGAAAAACAAAGGTTTCCTAGTAAAGGCAAAGGTCAGAGCCTGCCCATTCCTTCTCGTGGTCTTGATAATGAAATCAAAACCGAAATGGATTCCCTTAATGGCCCCAGTAATGAGAATATAACACACAGCAGAAAATATCATTATGTACCCCATAGACAAAATAATTCTACACGGAATAAGGGTATGCCACACAGGAAAGGCTCCTGGGGTAGACAACCGTATTCCAACAGGAGGTTTAGTTCCCGTAGAAGGGACGACAGTAGTGAGTCATCTGACAGTGGCAGTTCAAGTGAGAGCGATGGTGACTAG